The following are encoded in a window of Candidatus Zixiibacteriota bacterium genomic DNA:
- a CDS encoding enoyl-CoA hydratase-related protein yields MMNHETITYQKTDRIARVTFSRPEIHNAFNSTMIAEMTDVFAEIEQDDTIRAVLLTGEGKSFCAGADLTWMRGVVKQTFGENLDESNALAECFYRIYSSRRPVIGRINGAAIGGGTGFVAVCDIAIAARSARFSFSEVKIGVVPACIGPYVIKKMGEGKARELFITGERMNADRACEVGLVNRVVDDGQLDDDVDTLLKSVLSSGPEAVAMAKKLVSEVPDMSAAEFKPYTAEMIAKLRVSDEGQEGMDAFLNKRKPNWVEED; encoded by the coding sequence ATGATGAATCACGAAACCATAACATATCAGAAGACCGACCGCATAGCGCGGGTGACGTTCAGTCGTCCGGAGATTCATAACGCTTTCAATTCAACCATGATCGCCGAAATGACAGATGTCTTCGCCGAGATCGAACAGGACGACACTATCAGAGCCGTACTGCTGACCGGTGAAGGAAAGTCGTTCTGCGCCGGGGCTGATCTCACTTGGATGCGCGGCGTGGTCAAACAGACGTTCGGCGAAAACCTGGACGAATCAAATGCACTGGCCGAGTGTTTTTATCGCATCTACTCAAGCCGCCGTCCGGTCATTGGACGCATCAACGGCGCAGCTATCGGAGGCGGCACCGGATTTGTGGCCGTGTGCGATATTGCCATCGCGGCTCGGTCGGCCAGGTTCTCATTTTCAGAGGTCAAAATAGGCGTCGTCCCCGCCTGCATCGGACCTTATGTGATCAAAAAAATGGGTGAAGGCAAGGCGCGGGAACTGTTTATCACCGGCGAACGAATGAACGCCGACCGGGCCTGTGAAGTCGGGCTGGTCAACAGAGTAGTCGACGATGGACAGCTCGATGACGATGTCGATACCCTACTGAAGAGCGTTCTGTCTTCAGGCCCCGAAGCGGTTGCGATGGCTAAGAAACTGGTAAGTGAAGTACCCGACATGTCGGCCGCTGAGTTCAAACCGTACACGGCTGAGATGATTGCAAAACTGCGCGTATCGGACGAGGGTCAGGAAGGGATGGATGCATTTCTGAACAAACGTAAACCGAATTGGGTGGAGGAGGACTGA
- a CDS encoding methylcrotonoyl-CoA carboxylase, whose amino-acid sequence MYRIETKIDSSSEAFKQNSELNKAQHAQFKERLEQVKLGGSEKARKRHTDRGKLLPRERLAKLLDRNTPFLELSSLAAYDMYDNDAPSAGIITGIGTVHGKDVMVVVNDATVKGGTYYPMTVLKHARAQEIAEKNHLPSVYLVDSGGVFLPRQSGVFPDKDHFGRIFYNQARMSAKGLPQVAVVMGSCTAGGAYLPAMSDESIIVRKQGTIFIGGPPLVKAATGEVVTAEELGGADVHCRTSGVTDHYAQNDEHALQLARNVVENLNTKSKFPLDRSTPEDPYYDPEELYGVVSNNIKKPFDIKEVIARIADGSRFHEFKELYATTLVTGFARIMGYMVGILGNNGVLFGESAQKGAHFVELCAERKIPLIFLQNISGFIVGRQYEAGGIARDGAKMVHAVANADVPKFTLIVGGSYGAGNYAMCGRGYLPRLLWMWPNAKICVMGGDQAAGVLTSVKIKQLENEGRKLSEEEIEAIRRPVLEKYESESTPYYSGARLWDDGMIGFTDTRQALALGISMSLNADIPDQKFGVFRM is encoded by the coding sequence ATGTATCGCATTGAAACAAAAATAGACAGTTCGTCGGAAGCTTTCAAACAGAACTCAGAACTTAACAAGGCGCAGCACGCACAATTCAAGGAGCGACTTGAACAGGTCAAGCTCGGTGGCTCCGAGAAAGCACGCAAGCGTCACACCGATCGCGGCAAACTGCTTCCGCGCGAACGATTGGCCAAACTTCTGGATCGAAACACGCCCTTTCTGGAACTCAGTTCGCTGGCCGCATACGATATGTATGACAACGACGCACCATCGGCCGGGATCATCACCGGGATCGGTACCGTGCACGGCAAGGATGTAATGGTTGTGGTCAACGATGCCACCGTAAAGGGGGGCACCTACTATCCGATGACCGTGCTCAAGCATGCTCGCGCACAGGAGATCGCCGAGAAAAACCACCTGCCCTCGGTTTACCTGGTCGATTCCGGCGGTGTCTTTCTGCCGAGACAGTCGGGCGTCTTCCCCGATAAAGATCATTTTGGACGGATATTCTACAATCAGGCGCGCATGTCGGCCAAGGGCTTGCCGCAGGTTGCGGTGGTCATGGGTTCATGCACGGCCGGTGGCGCCTACTTGCCGGCTATGTCGGACGAATCGATCATCGTTCGCAAGCAGGGTACTATCTTCATCGGCGGACCGCCTTTGGTCAAGGCGGCGACAGGTGAGGTTGTCACGGCCGAGGAATTGGGTGGCGCCGACGTGCATTGTCGTACATCGGGTGTCACCGATCATTATGCTCAGAACGATGAACACGCCCTGCAACTGGCCCGCAACGTTGTCGAAAACCTCAACACGAAAAGCAAGTTCCCGCTGGATCGCTCTACGCCGGAGGACCCATACTACGATCCTGAAGAACTCTATGGTGTAGTATCGAACAATATCAAAAAGCCGTTCGACATCAAAGAAGTGATCGCACGGATCGCCGACGGCTCGCGTTTTCATGAATTCAAGGAGCTGTATGCAACCACGCTGGTGACCGGATTCGCACGCATTATGGGGTACATGGTAGGTATCCTCGGCAACAACGGCGTACTGTTCGGCGAATCGGCGCAGAAAGGCGCGCACTTTGTGGAGCTTTGCGCCGAGCGGAAGATACCGCTAATCTTTCTGCAGAACATCTCCGGCTTCATTGTCGGGCGACAGTATGAAGCGGGCGGCATCGCGCGCGATGGAGCCAAGATGGTACACGCCGTGGCCAATGCCGACGTGCCGAAGTTCACCCTGATCGTTGGCGGCTCCTACGGCGCCGGTAACTACGCTATGTGCGGACGGGGATACCTGCCGCGCTTGTTGTGGATGTGGCCGAATGCCAAGATATGCGTTATGGGTGGCGACCAGGCGGCCGGTGTACTGACATCGGTCAAAATCAAACAGCTCGAAAACGAAGGACGCAAACTGTCCGAGGAAGAGATCGAGGCCATCCGCAGACCGGTGCTGGAAAAATACGAGTCGGAGTCGACACCGTACTACTCTGGGGCGCGTCTCTGGGATGACGGCATGATCGGATTCACCGACACCCGGCAGGCGCTGGCTTTGGGTATCTCGATGTCATTGAACGCTGACATTCCCGATCAGAAGTTCGGTGTCTTCAGGATGTAA
- a CDS encoding acetyl-CoA carboxylase biotin carboxylase subunit, whose translation MNKLFNKILVANRSEIAVRVMNACRTLGIPSVAVYSEADSNSKHRLYADEAVAIGPPPPRESYLDIDKIIDAAKITGCDAIHPGYGFLAENPLFAQRCIDEKITFIGPSPSAITLLGNKVQSRIKMAEANVPLIPGMKGTETDIEVYRKVADEAGYPVMIKAAAGGGGKGMRVVHSPDDLVAAIEAAQREAKNAFDDDTVYLEKYIVNPRHIEFQIVADTHGNTVHVFERECSIQRRHQKIIEESPSTALDDTTRARMGADAIKVAQAADYTNAGTVEFLLDESGHYYFLEMNTRIQVEHPITEMVTGVDLVVEQIRIAAGQPLSEHFGQLSQRGHAIECRIYAEDGENNFMPSTGHIVHYSEPSGPGVRVDSGVVGGAEITIDYDPILAKLIVHAPTRAQAVVKMIDALNNYKLLGVKTSKKFMIDVMRHPEFASGRTFTDFIEKHMTEREPDTQAFRDLAVAAAAVASNHGGRSSDAVVNEGTAIPEPAQMLGGWQIGDSITK comes from the coding sequence GTGAACAAGCTCTTTAACAAGATCCTCGTAGCCAACCGTTCGGAGATAGCCGTGCGCGTGATGAATGCATGTAGGACGCTCGGTATTCCGTCGGTGGCTGTTTACTCTGAGGCCGACAGCAACAGTAAACATCGTTTGTATGCTGATGAAGCTGTCGCTATCGGACCCCCGCCACCGCGCGAATCTTACCTGGACATAGATAAGATCATCGACGCGGCCAAGATCACAGGTTGCGATGCCATCCACCCGGGCTACGGTTTCCTGGCAGAGAATCCACTTTTTGCGCAGCGATGTATTGATGAAAAGATAACGTTTATAGGCCCATCGCCATCGGCGATCACGCTGCTGGGAAACAAAGTTCAGTCTCGGATAAAAATGGCCGAAGCAAACGTGCCGTTGATACCCGGCATGAAAGGGACCGAGACCGATATCGAAGTCTATCGCAAAGTGGCCGACGAAGCAGGCTACCCGGTGATGATCAAAGCAGCGGCAGGTGGCGGCGGTAAAGGGATGCGGGTGGTTCATTCGCCCGACGATTTGGTCGCAGCCATCGAGGCGGCACAGCGTGAGGCCAAGAACGCTTTCGATGATGACACGGTCTATCTCGAAAAGTATATTGTCAACCCGCGCCACATTGAATTTCAGATTGTAGCCGACACGCACGGCAATACTGTACACGTATTCGAGCGCGAGTGTTCAATCCAACGCCGGCACCAAAAGATAATCGAGGAATCTCCATCGACTGCGCTTGATGATACCACGCGCGCTCGCATGGGGGCCGATGCGATCAAAGTCGCGCAAGCAGCCGACTATACCAACGCCGGGACAGTCGAGTTTCTGTTGGACGAGAGCGGACATTACTACTTCCTCGAAATGAACACCCGTATCCAGGTGGAACACCCCATTACCGAGATGGTCACCGGGGTCGATCTGGTGGTGGAACAGATTCGGATCGCCGCCGGGCAGCCTTTGTCCGAACATTTTGGCCAGTTGTCGCAGCGCGGTCATGCTATTGAATGTCGCATCTATGCCGAGGATGGTGAGAACAACTTCATGCCGTCGACCGGTCACATCGTTCACTACTCGGAACCGAGTGGTCCCGGCGTGCGGGTCGATTCCGGCGTGGTTGGTGGTGCTGAGATTACGATTGACTATGACCCGATCCTGGCCAAACTGATCGTGCATGCTCCGACTCGTGCCCAGGCGGTCGTCAAAATGATCGATGCTTTGAACAACTACAAGCTTCTCGGCGTGAAGACGTCCAAGAAGTTCATGATCGATGTCATGCGACATCCGGAGTTTGCTTCCGGTCGTACTTTTACTGATTTTATTGAGAAGCACATGACCGAGCGCGAACCGGATACGCAAGCATTTCGTGATCTGGCGGTGGCTGCGGCCGCTGTTGCAAGTAATCACGGCGGTCGCTCAAGTGATGCTGTAGTGAACGAAGGAACGGCGATCCCGGAACCGGCTCAGATGTTGGGTGGTTGGCAAATCGGAGATTCGATAACGAAATGA